One genomic window of [Clostridium] scindens ATCC 35704 includes the following:
- the rplM gene encoding 50S ribosomal protein L13, which produces MKTYMANPDKIERKWYVVDATGYTLGRLASEVAKVLRGKNKPEFTPHVDTGDYVVVVNAEKIKVTGKKMNQKIYYNHSDYVGGMRETTLSEMMDKKPEKVIELAVKGMLPKGPLGRAMIKKLHVYAGPEHEQQAQKPVELKF; this is translated from the coding sequence ATGAAGACTTATATGGCTAATCCAGATAAGATTGAAAGAAAATGGTATGTAGTTGACGCTACGGGATATACATTAGGACGCTTGGCATCAGAAGTAGCTAAGGTTTTAAGAGGTAAGAACAAGCCGGAATTTACTCCGCATGTCGACACAGGCGATTATGTAGTAGTAGTAAATGCTGAGAAGATTAAAGTAACAGGCAAGAAGATGAATCAGAAGATTTATTACAATCACTCTGACTATGTTGGCGGAATGAGAGAGACCACGCTGTCTGAGATGATGGATAAGAAGCCTGAGAAAGTAATCGAGCTTGCTGTAAAGGGAATGCTTCCAAAAGGACCTTTGGGAAGAGCAATGATTAAGAAACTTCACGTATATGCTGGACCAGAGCATGAGCAGCAGGCTCAGAAGCCAGTAGAACTGAAATTTTAA
- a CDS encoding helix-turn-helix domain-containing protein, whose product MKVLLWETRTSKGFTLMELAKKSGIGKSTLNNIENGKVSPTLFQLETIAIALEVKITDLFESEYK is encoded by the coding sequence ATGAAAGTTTTGTTATGGGAAACAAGAACCTCAAAAGGGTTCACGTTGATGGAGTTGGCGAAGAAATCCGGAATCGGAAAATCGACGCTCAACAACATCGAAAACGGTAAGGTGTCACCGACATTGTTTCAACTCGAAACGATAGCGATTGCACTGGAGGTCAAAATCACCGACCTGTTTGAATCCGAGTACAAATAA
- the rpsI gene encoding 30S ribosomal protein S9, protein MAKARFYGTGRRKKSIARVYLVPGTGNITINKRNIDEYFGLETLKVVVRQPLVATETNDKFDVIVNVKGGGYTGQAGAIRHGISRALLEADADYRPVLKKAGFLTRDPRMKERKKYGLKAARRAPQFSKR, encoded by the coding sequence GTGGCTAAAGCAAGATTTTACGGAACAGGAAGAAGAAAGAAATCTATCGCAAGAGTATATTTGGTACCAGGAACAGGTAACATCACAATAAATAAGAGAAATATCGATGAATATTTCGGACTTGAGACTTTAAAGGTTGTTGTTCGCCAGCCGTTGGTTGCAACAGAGACGAATGATAAGTTCGATGTGATCGTTAACGTTAAGGGCGGCGGATACACAGGACAGGCTGGAGCAATCCGTCACGGAATCTCAAGAGCGCTTCTTGAGGCAGACGCAGACTACAGGCCAGTGCTTAAGAAAGCAGGATTCCTGACTCGTGACCCACGTATGAAAGAGCGTAAGAAATACGGCCTCAAAGCTGCACGTCGTGCACCACAGTTTAGCAAACGATAA
- a CDS encoding MATE family efflux transporter yields MQKNVDLLNGPVLPSLTRLAIPIMATSLIQMAYNLTDMIWIGQIGSNAVAAVGAAGMYMWLSNGLAALSKMGGQVNVGHALGAGHREDASRYASNALHLAILFGILYGAACTIFSTPFIGFFRLNSPKVIADAQVYLQVTCGFVIFSFLNQTFTGLFTAIGNSRAAFLATTAGLAVNIVLDPMLIFGIGPFPRMQVLGAAVATVIAQFIVTLMFLYYAAKDDLIFHKVDVRKKPDSKAMASIIKIGVPTSIQSMIFTAISMIIARLVAGYGDAAVAVQKVGSQIESISWMTSDGFAAAVNSFIAQNHGAGNRTRIKKGYSSAMGIVLIWGVLCTFLLILCPEPIFRIFIREADVIPLGIDYLIILGVSQLFMSVEITTAGAFSGYGKTVPPSIVSIIFTASRIPLALVLTQTALGLNGIWWSITSTSIFKGVLLLIWFLFFLKREMNRKS; encoded by the coding sequence ATGCAGAAAAATGTAGATTTATTAAATGGGCCTGTCCTGCCGTCACTAACCAGGCTGGCCATTCCTATTATGGCAACCTCGCTGATCCAGATGGCCTATAATCTGACGGATATGATCTGGATCGGGCAGATTGGAAGCAACGCAGTTGCTGCCGTGGGCGCCGCGGGCATGTATATGTGGCTGTCCAACGGGCTGGCTGCCTTATCCAAGATGGGCGGGCAGGTCAATGTAGGGCATGCCCTGGGAGCAGGACACAGGGAAGACGCATCAAGATATGCCTCGAATGCCCTTCACCTGGCCATCCTATTCGGAATCTTGTATGGCGCTGCCTGTACTATATTCTCAACGCCCTTCATTGGTTTCTTTCGGCTGAACAGTCCAAAAGTAATCGCAGATGCACAGGTTTATCTTCAAGTTACCTGCGGGTTTGTCATTTTTTCATTTTTAAACCAGACCTTCACCGGCCTTTTTACCGCCATTGGGAACAGCCGGGCCGCATTTCTTGCCACGACTGCCGGACTTGCGGTCAACATCGTCCTGGACCCGATGCTTATCTTTGGCATCGGCCCGTTCCCTCGCATGCAAGTGCTTGGAGCGGCTGTAGCAACCGTGATCGCACAGTTTATCGTAACGCTGATGTTCTTGTACTACGCAGCCAAGGATGACCTGATTTTTCATAAGGTAGACGTCCGTAAAAAGCCGGATTCAAAGGCGATGGCTTCTATTATAAAGATCGGCGTTCCAACCTCCATACAGAGTATGATTTTTACGGCAATCTCCATGATTATTGCCCGGCTTGTAGCAGGCTATGGAGATGCTGCGGTAGCAGTACAGAAGGTAGGCTCTCAGATAGAGTCCATTTCCTGGATGACGTCGGATGGATTTGCCGCCGCTGTAAACTCATTTATTGCACAGAATCACGGTGCCGGAAACCGGACCCGTATTAAGAAGGGCTACTCCTCCGCCATGGGAATCGTCCTCATCTGGGGAGTCCTCTGCACCTTTCTGCTGATCCTATGTCCGGAGCCGATCTTCCGAATCTTTATCCGGGAAGCAGATGTAATCCCGCTGGGTATTGACTACCTGATCATACTGGGCGTTTCCCAGTTATTCATGAGCGTGGAGATTACGACCGCAGGGGCCTTCTCCGGATATGGGAAGACGGTTCCGCCTTCTATCGTAAGCATCATATTCACCGCGTCAAGGATTCCTCTGGCACTGGTCCTCACACAAACGGCTTTAGGACTCAACGGAATCTGGTGGAGCATCACCAGCACCAGCATATTTAAAGGCGTGCTCCTTCTCATATGGTTTTTATTCTTTTTGAAACGTGAAATGAACCGGAAATCTTAA
- a CDS encoding tyrosine-type recombinase/integrase produces the protein MKLPNGFGSVYKLSGNRRNPYVAKKTKGWEIDPITGKSKQLYITVGYYPTRKEALTALAEYNKDPFDLHHATITFEEVYENWSEIHFEKIKDTNGYKAAFNTSQPLWKMRFVDIKLDHLQGVVDSSGKNTPTLKTLKILWGLMYDYAVIHEIVSQDKRDMVRYVDISKAGNPNAYNRKPFSKKEISILWKCKDSNIYVTVILIMIYSGVRIGELLDLEKRDIHLDERWFYVKESKTEAGIREVPIAEKIVPFFEYWMNRKCDHLICTPDDEPFQYRNYYDSYWIPLMLEFGFGKFVIDETKKEPVYDGHRPHDTRHTCISLLTEKEVDERFIKKIVGHKGQGVTENVYTHIELPTKLEAINLI, from the coding sequence ATGAAACTACCGAACGGATTCGGGTCGGTCTATAAATTATCCGGAAACCGACGAAATCCCTATGTAGCAAAAAAGACAAAAGGGTGGGAAATTGACCCTATAACTGGAAAATCAAAACAATTATATATAACCGTCGGATATTACCCGACACGCAAAGAGGCTCTCACTGCATTAGCAGAATACAATAAAGACCCCTTTGATTTACACCATGCAACCATTACTTTCGAGGAAGTATATGAGAATTGGTCGGAAATCCATTTTGAAAAAATCAAGGACACGAATGGTTACAAGGCTGCTTTTAACACATCGCAACCCCTGTGGAAAATGAGATTTGTTGACATCAAACTGGATCACCTGCAAGGTGTCGTCGATAGCTCCGGCAAAAACACTCCCACACTTAAAACCTTGAAAATCCTGTGGGGTCTCATGTATGACTATGCTGTCATTCACGAGATTGTGTCTCAAGATAAAAGAGACATGGTCAGATACGTTGATATAAGCAAGGCGGGAAATCCGAACGCATACAACCGGAAACCTTTTTCAAAGAAAGAGATTTCTATTCTGTGGAAATGCAAGGATTCAAACATATATGTGACCGTCATCCTTATTATGATTTATTCCGGTGTCCGTATCGGGGAACTCCTCGACCTTGAGAAAAGGGACATCCATCTTGATGAACGATGGTTCTATGTGAAAGAATCCAAAACAGAGGCAGGAATCAGAGAAGTTCCCATTGCTGAAAAGATTGTACCGTTCTTTGAATACTGGATGAACCGGAAATGTGACCATCTGATTTGTACACCCGACGACGAACCTTTTCAGTACCGGAATTATTATGATTCTTACTGGATTCCTCTGATGCTTGAGTTCGGTTTCGGGAAATTCGTCATTGATGAAACGAAAAAAGAACCTGTCTATGACGGACACCGCCCGCATGATACAAGACACACCTGCATCTCTCTCCTCACCGAAAAGGAGGTTGACGAGAGATTCATCAAGAAAATTGTCGGGCATAAAGGACAGGGTGTGACCGAAAACGTCTACACCCACATTGAACTCCCGACCAAACTTGAGGCAATCAATTTGATTTGA